The region CCTTGAAAAAGAAAAGGATAATCGAGTTTGGTGGGGTCTAGATGTAGGGCAAACGCATTAAAAAAGAGACTTGTACAACTGGATGGAAAGAAAATATTGTTATGAATGAACGAACAGTTAAACATATACGAACATTTTAATGAGCTAATTGATCCGCGAATAGAGCGAGGAAGAAAGCATTTACTAGTAGATATAATATTTGTAGCAATCGTTTCCATCATAAGTGGAGCGGACGATTGGAATGAAATAGAAGAGTTTGGTAATTTGAAAATAGAATGGTTGCGGAAATTCATAAAGTTAGAGAATGGTATTCCATCGCATGATACATTTAATAGAGTCTTTTCGCTGTTAGACCCTAAAAAGTTTTCTGAGTTGGCGATGGAATTATTTAATCCGAATATCGTAGAAGGTTTAGATTTAATTTCAATAGATGGGAAAACTGAAAGACGTTCGGTCGATAAAAAGAACAATAAATTTCCAATTCATATTGTAAGTGCGTGGTCAAGTAGAAATGGAATTTCACTTGGACAAATAAAAGTAAATGAGAAAAGTAATGAAATTACAGCGATTCCTGAATTGCTTTCTCAGATAAAAGTGAAGAATAGCATTGTATCTATTGACGCAATGGGCTGTCAGAAAAAGATTACAGAAAAGATTATAGAGCAAAAAGGCGATTATGCGATAGCCTTGAAGGAGAATCAACCGACAGTGTATAAAGAGGTTTTGAATTATTTTGAGCAACAATTGCTTTCTGGATTTGAAAGGGTAAATGTCGGTTATTCAATGACAGAGCAAAAAGGACATGGTCGAATTGAAAAAGAGAATACTGGCTATTATCCGATATTGATTGGATTTCTAAGAAAGACGAATGGAAGGGATTAAAAAGTGTAGGAATGGTTCGTTCCGAGCGAGAATACCAAGGAAAAAATCTATAGAGTCTCGATATTTTATTTCTAGTTTAACTAACCCTGAACTTTTTCAGAAATCTGTAAGAACTCATTGGCAAATTGAAAACTCTTGTCACTGGATTTTAGATGTCGTTTTTCGAGAAGATGATAGTCGAATTCGTGCTGGCTACGCTGCCGAAAATTTTTCCATCATCAGAAAAATTGCTCTAAATTTCTTGAAGAATGATACCACAATTAAGATTGGAGTAAAAGGAAAACGACGCGCCGCAGGATGGGATGATAAATATCGCAGTAAAATCATAGGTTTTTAAATGCGTTTGCCCTAGGTCTAGATGGAAAAAATAAAGTACCAGCCTACAAAACATTCTTATCAGAGGTAAGGCAAGGGACAACTCCTGTAACAGTTTGGACATACGATGAAGCAGGTCATAATCAATTGGCAAGACAAGAATTAAATTCTATTATTGAAAAAAATGTCTTCGCTACGCCAAAACCGGAACGTCTAATCCAGCGAATCCTCCACATAGCCACCAACCCCGGCGACACTGTCCTAGATTGCTTCGGTGGAAGTGGCACTACCTTTGCGGTTGCCAACAAGATGGGACGCAAATGGATTGGGGTTGAGATTGGAGATCATGCGGATACTCATATTATACCGCGAATGAAAAAAGTAATTGCTGGCGAAGACCAATCGGGAATCAGTAAAGCTGTAAACTGGAAAGGTGGGGGAAGTTTTTCTTATTTTCATTTGGGTCAGTCCATCATTAGTATCAACAAAAAAGGTGAGCCTGATTTTAATTGGAAATTAGGTAGAGCCGAATTGGAAAAGTCTCTTTTACTGACGTATGATTTTATAGTAGAGGACACTTCGATACGCCAGCGAAAAGATGCCGGCACTCAGCGTCCGAATTCTTCCTATACAATCGGTTATAAAACTAAAAATGGAAAACGAATTTGTGGATTAGCTTCCTTATCTGAAGATCCAACCATTTCCAATACAAAAGGAGAAATTGAAAGTCCAGGAGAGTTTATGAGTTATATGGAATTTGTTGGACTCTTAAAAAAGATTGAACCGTCCGATTTTATTTATCTTTATACAAACCGAGGCATTGAGATTTCTTCCAATGAAATCCCTGAGAACATGGAGATTGTTAAAGTTCCAACTGCTATTTTTCAAGAATTAGAAGAGTAAGTCTAAAGAGTTGACAAAAGTTGACGATACATTAGTTTAGGAAAGGAGGCAATTTTATGGAAAAAGAACAAGAACTGAATATTTCCGCTATCCAAACTAAAATGGCAACATTGGGTTTTAGTCAATCTTCGCTTGCTACCAAACTAGATGTGTCCAAAGAAATCGTATCTAAATGGCTGTCTGGGAAAAAGTTTCCACGTCCTTTGCATCTATTCAAATTAGCACAGATACTTTTATTAAAATTCGAGGAGATTTTAATTACTCTTCCCGATCCTAATACGCCTGTTGTCGCTTATAGAAAAAATAAAAATTCCAAAACTAAAGACGAACATATTTTAAAAGCACAAGAAATGGGTCGCTACTTAAAAAATTTAGTTCCCTTTTTGCCTTTTGATGTTTCGTATAAACCGGCTACCCTTTTGAATCCGAGAAATGATTTTTCTTATATTCAAAAAGAGGCACACAAAGTTCGCGCATCTTTTAAATTAAATCCAGATGATATTTTGGATTCACAAAAAATCTTACAACTATTCTCGGAATATCATGCTGTCATTATTCCTGTTCTCTGGGGCGACAAAAAAAATCACGACAATGCCCTTCATATATATTTGCCAGACTCAAGAACTACCTGGATTTATCTAAATCTAAATAGCAATCAATATGATTTTAAATTTTGGATGATCCATGAGTTTGCACATATTTTGGCAACCGATTTGACCGGAGAGGAAGGAGAGGATTTTGCAGATGCGTTTGCGGCAGAACTGTTGTATCCTATCAGTGTTGCCGAAATGGATTACGCTCTTATTCAAGAGAATCCAGCAAAAGCAATCAGTATTATTTTAAAAATAGCTAAGAAGTTTGAAGTTTCGCCTGTTACAGTCGAAAAACAAATCAATAAATTTGCAACATTGCATAAAAAAGACAAGTTGAAAATAAACATTCATCCAACTGCGACTAATTTCAATAAGTCTTCCAAGACAATCGCTGAGCTTCTATTTAAAACCAATCAGCCATTAGCAAAAGATTTCATTTCTATTTCTAGCAAACATTTCAAAACAGATGTCTTTTCCGTTTTGCGTTCCTATTATAAAAGCGAAAATTATTCTACAGGGTATCTCCAAAATATTTTCAATCTTACTTTCATTGATGCAAAATCAATTTTGGATGAAATTCAACATGGCACAAAGTAGAATTCTTATAGATACAAATTCTTATTTAAGAATTGCATCTGTGATTCATCCTCTTCTACGACAAGAATTTGGAGTAGAAAAATATTGTATCTATTCCCTGCCTGATTTAGAAAAAGAAATGACAAACAATCTTGAACTACAATCTAAATTCAAGTGGTTTATGGAATCCAAGTTTAAAGAAAATCGAAAGAATATTTTATTTCTAAGTAAAAAACAACTGCAAGAAATTGAGGATCGAATAGCATTCTTAATCCATGCGACTAAAAATTTAAATCTCTTCAATGTATCGCTTACGGATATTCGTTGTATTGCGTATGGTTGGATTTTGGATGTGCCCGTTGTCACGGAAGATAAAGATATGACTAAATTGGCAAATGAATTTGAAATAAAAATTATTAAAACTTTAGATCTTATTAAACTAATGTATCATGCCAAATATGTATCAAAACAAAAATTATTAGAATTAAAAAAATATTTAAAGTCAATAAATGAATATCCTAAATCATACGATATTTTTTTTAATTCAATTCAGTGAGGAATCCCAAACATGTCCATTACCTTTTATAAAACTCACGAAAAACAACTTGAGAAAATTCTACAAGACTATAAAAAGAAAATTTCCAAATCGGATAACGAACTATTTACCGATCCATCCATTTCTCATTTTAAAAGATTTGAAACTGAATTATTTAAACACAAACTTCGCCCTTACCAAATGGAAGCGCTGTATATTCTAGATGCTCTCTACACTCAAAGTAAATCCGATAAGGATATAAAGAAACTCTATGAAAAACTTTTAGAGTCACACGGAAAAGAAAATCCAGTTAAGATTCCTTTTATTGGCTATGAAATGGCAACCGGATCAGGCAAGACAACGCTAATGGGGGCATGTATCTGTTATCTGCTAGAGCAAGGAATTAAAAACTTTCTAATCATTACACCAAAGTCCTTGGACATATACAATAAAACAATTCGCAATTTCACAAAAGGGGGAGCTGATTCTATTTGGGATAGAGAAGCGCCTGTTAAGTTTAATCTAATAACAGGAGATGATTACAACCATTTACAATTTAATTCTGATAAGGACTTTAATTTATTTATTTTCAACATTGACAAATTCGGTCCCAATGCAAACAAAACATCGAAAGAGTGGGAGAGTTCTTACTTCAAAGATAAGAACGGAAATACGATCAGCGTAAAAGAATTTTTAGAAAATGAAGACCTTGCTATTATAACGGATGAAGCTCATCACTCACAAAGTCAGAGTGCTGGTGGTTCGGGAAATATTAGAGTTGTTGCAAAATTAGAAATATCCTAAAAAAAGCTTGTACAAAAACAATCGAGTTATTTATTTTCTGTATGAAGAATATAGAAAAGATATTAAAAAAGAAACGACTTTGTCAGGCATTGACAGGAGTATCGCCTGAAAAAATTTATGAAAGTCTTCCCTATTTTGAAATTGAATTAGAAAAACATGACAAGAAAGAAAAGAAATCATCGAAAGGAAGAAAAACTGAACTAACAAATTCGTTAGAGAAATTATTTTTCATTCTATACTATGTAAAATGCTATCCCACATTCGATGAAGCAGGCTTTTTCTTTGGCGTCGATAAAGGAACAGCAAATCGGTGGGTTCATAAGTATTCGAAAATACTAGAGTCTACTTTAAAAACAATGATGCTATTACCCGCACGAAAGCCTAAAAAGATTACTGATAAATTGAAAAGATGAAAGAAAATAATGAAGAAATTTTTATTGATGGAACTGAAAGACCCAGAAGAAGACCGAAAAATAAGGATATTCAAAAAGAAAACTATTCAGGAAAAAAGAAACGGCATACAGTTAAAAATTTAGTTATTACAAATCGAAAAAAAGAAATCTTATATACCCTTCGCCAAAAGTAATTTCCCTTTTTGTAAAAAATAGGGTATTCCCAAACGCCAAAAATAAGACTCTTTTAAAAACGAATGGGTAATTACTTTTGGCGTTTGGTATATTTATCTAACACAGTGCAAGGCTCAATGCATGATTTCGTATTGATGAAAGAAACACTAGTCAAAAATTATCTTCCGTCCGAAATGAAAGTTTATGTCGATACTGGATTTCTAGGCTTCCAAAAACTAAGTCCTGATCTAAATATCTTTATGCCTAAAAAGAAACCTAAATCTAGAACTCTTTTTCAATACGAAAAAAAACAGAATAGAAAGATTTCAAAACTTAGAATTCTCGTTGAACATGCAATAGGCGGCATAAAGAGACTTCGCGGAGTCACTGATGTATTTAGAAACATCAAAAAAGGATTTTCAGATTTAATCATGAATATATGCTGCGGATTATGGAATTTAAACTTGAAAAAATTTTAGACTAACATAAAATCGAATTTTGCAACAACTCTATTATAAAAAACTTTCATCCCAAAGTAGTATTGGAATTTACCGCAACTGCTTTAGAAGATACAAAGTCAGACGAGAAACGTGCTCAAAAGGTCGTTTATAAGTATGATATCAGAAAATTCTTAGAACAAAAATATGGAAAACGAATAAAAGCAGTTGCACTGGATACCGAATCCATTAAACGAACAAAGAAAACGGAAATTCCTGACTCAGAAAAATGGAAGCTAATTACATTATACCTCTTTCATATTCTAAAAAAGAAAGCCTTACTTTTATCAGAGAGCACAAAAAATTTAAAACCATTGGCTCTAATCAAAGTAAAAGATGATTCGATTTATGCAAAAAAAATCTATGACTATATTATAAATGAACTCCCAAATGATGAATCCAATATAAAAATCATATTAGAGAAAATTAAGACAGAAGAAATAGATGTTGTTCCTACTCTTAAAGCTGTTCTAGAAGATTTATTTCAATTCGATCTAACCAAAATTAAAAAAGAATTAGAACGATTGATTGTGGCAAAAACTTTACTTTATTCAGGAGATTTGGACAAAGAACAAAAAGAGGGATTCCTAAAAATCCAAACTAACTTATACGAAAGCATTGTTTTTATTAAACGTCTAGACGAAGGAATTGATTTACCGAATATTTACACCATTGCTGTTATCAACGACAATGAATCAGACTTTAAAACTTCGGTTAAGCAGATTATTGGTCGCGGCGTTCGACTGCCAAAGTTAACAAGAGAATATGATGAGGAACACGATTTATTACAAGCTCAATCAGAAATTCTACATATAATATGCGATAGAGGCAAGAATTTTGAAAAAATCATCGAGGACATTAAGGCTGAATTTGATTTGAATGAATTTTTATTTTCTAACAATTCTAAGCATAAAGTCACAATAACCAACATTGTAAAAAAACATTTACTGAAAGATAAAAAAATTCCAATCATTAAAGCATCTGATAAAATAAAGAAAGATGTAACATTAGACGGACTCATGTCAGATACGGATGCAATCGTGAACTCATATATTCAACATAATTGCACGCCAAATCCTGATAAGTCGAGAGTTTACTTAAAATTTGCCCCTACTTCTTTTTTCACAATTATAGATATTTTCTCTGATGATTTCACTTTCTTAAAGGCAATGGAAGAAAAAGGAATACCGTCCGAAAAATTTCAAATCAATGAGGATGATTATAAGGAGATTTATACAAGGATTGTAAAAAAAGTTCCTCATATACCAGATAGTGCGAAATACAAAGATTATTTTAAAAAATACATTGATCATCTAGTTCAAAAAGATTTTTATTTTTTTAAATCAGACGACGCGGATAAAGAAATTGCTAAAAGGAAATTCAAAGATTCATTTTGTTATTTTTTTGATAACTATATTCACAAACATTATTACCAACCAGATTATAAACAAATTCATGAAGACCAATATTTAGAATTGGAAGATATTTTTAAAGATGTAGAAATTTCTATTCAGCAAGATGCGATAGGATCTAAACAAAAGAAAAAATTAGAAACCTTAGTTCATGATTTTGCAAAAATGGCAGAACTAGTCAAACAAGGTCATTATTTTAATGGATATAAATACTCTTTATATGATTACACAAGATTTGATTCTTATACAGAAAAACAATTAGCGGATTACTTGGAGGAACTGATTGGAAAATTAGAAAATCCAGAACAATATTTTTGGGTAAAAAGTGAACGGCAGTTTAGTTTTCAATATGGTAACCAAAGATACTTTCCGGATTTTTTATTTCATTATTCTGATATGATGAATATTATCGAGACGAAAGCAGAGCCGTTTTCAAATCAAAAGAAAAATGCACTGTTAGAAAAAGTAAATGAAATAGATGGGTATCGCGGAATTTTAATTTACTCTGATAAAATGGATGATATCCAAAAACAAAATAATGATGTTCCTTTTGAAGATTTACTTGGAGTTTCGAAGCAGTCATTCAAATATGAAAAATATAAAAATCATCTTATCTATAGTATAGAAGAGAATTTAAAGTTCACTGAATTTTTACCTTTCTATTCCGTGAAAGCAGCCGCAGGTGCGTTTAGTGAATCGCAAGAAGCTAATCCTGAAGGATGGCTTCCAGTAAAAAAAGGCAAATATTCCAAAACATCTTTTGTGATTCAGGTCAAAGGTCATTCAATGAGTCCAAACATTTTCGATGGAGATCTTTGTATTTTTGACAATCATTTCGTTGGTTCAAAAAATGAAAAAACCGTATTGGTGCAACATAGAGACATTTTTGATCCAGATAACGGAGGAAAATATACCGTTAAGCGTTACTACAGTAAGAAAATTCAATCAGAAGAAGAATTGATTGGAAACTATAGAATAGAATTAAAACCAACTAATTCTAATTACAAATCTATTATTCTTGAAAAAGCATTAGAGGCTGAAATTAAATTTATAGGAGTCTTTGTAGATACAGTAGCATTACCTCAAGCCGAATAAAGATTCGGCATTTTTTTCTTTTTCATGGAATTGTACAAAAAATTGTAAATTTAATTCAATTAGTAAATTATTTTTATTTTTTTTATTTGTAATTCATCTTCCATGTAAAAATAATTATCTCATGAACTCCAAACCCACCGGCATCTCTACTCCAACATACAACTCCATCCTAAAAGACATCTCCCTCATTTACGAAAACGCACAAAGTGAAGGTGATGGAAATTGGAACAAAACAAATCTATTCGCTCACTGGAAAATCGGAGAAAGGATAATCGAAGTCGAACAAGGGCAAAAAGAAAGAGCGGCTTACGGGGATATGGTGCTAAAGCAACTTTCAAAAGATTTGAACAGAAAGTTTGGAAAAGGATTTTCAGATAGAAACTTGCGGTATATGAGAAAGTTCTATCAGACCTACAAAATGAAAGAAGTGCAATCAGTTCTATCGTGGAGTCATTATCGGGAATTGTTACTTGTGGATGATTCTTCGGTGAGAATAAAGCTAGAAAACCAAGCGATTCGGGAACGGTGGTCACAACTAGAATTACAAAAACGGGTTAAATTAGCTATAGCCGGTAAAGGCGAAAAAACAGAGTCAGAAAAGCAAGATGAGCCAATAAAAGACAGTTTGAAACGACCATTGATGAGGCTCTATTTATACCGCACTTTACGAAAATTTTCGTCAGATTTGGAACAGTCTGTTCCAAATCTGGATCTAGGTTTTTCGATTCGTTTAAAGGTTAATAGATATTATGCGTTTTTATCTTCAAATGGGAGTGATTTGAATAAACTCAAAGTCGGTTCGGTGATTGAGTCACGGAAGAAAGGTAATTCGTATTATTTTGAGTCTATTTCTAGCAGCAAAGAGATGTTTACCTACAAAGCTTATTTGGAGAGAGTTATTGACGGAGATACTTTGCTTGTTACTATTGATTTGGGTTTTTCGGTTTTCATTGAGCAAAGGTTGCGGCTGCGTGGATTAAACGCTCCTGAGCTTGGGACAAGTAAAGGTAACGCGACGAAGAAATTTGTAGAGTCTCGTTTAATGGATTGTGATTTTTTGATTATTAAAACTCACGGAGCTGACAAATACGATCGTTATTTGGTGGATGTATTTTATTTGGGGGGTGTGGATAATGAGGATAAGGTTTTACGAGATGGGACTTTTTTGAATAATGAGTTGTTGGAAGAAGGATTGGTTGGCTTTGTGACCTAACCCCAATTTTTTATTACTTGGTTTACTTTTACAATGAAGCCCCTTCCCTAATCCTATTTTTGTATCTCCTGCTGTTAAATAGAGAGCTTCAGGGAAGGGGCAACTTGTGAGTATTCTATTGGAGTAAAAAACTAGAACTAAGAAAAGGTCTTAATGGAGCATTGCGAAGTGTTAAAGAGAAAAAGTCTGAGCTGCGGGTTTTCTTTTCTTTTTTGCTTACTTTTTTCTTTTCTTTTTCATAAAAGAAAAGAAAAAAGTAAGAATCCCCCCACGGGAGTGGAGATAATAAAGATCTCCCCCACTGGGCAGCGGTAATAAAAAATAATCTCCCTCTGAGAAAAGAAAGTCCGACAACGACGACGCGTTAGGGATCGAACGATGTCATCTTTTTTTATCTTTTTGAAAAAAGATGACAATAGTGAGAGCCCGGCGCATTTAACGAAAGAATAAATCAAAATAAAAATTAGTTAAGCTAAAACTTTAAATGCGCAACGCCCCAAAAAAAGTAATAAATTCAAGGTTTCTAATTACCACCGGAAACAAGGATATTAAAATCTCTTTCCACTAAAATTCTACTTGCTTGTAAACAAATCTTACAATGCTTAGTAAAGCATGCTTCCGATGATCATTGTTTTAGTCTGTCTTATTACCTATTTTTTTGGATATCGTTTTTACTCTCGCTACTTAGCCGAAAAAGTTTTTGGGCTTAGGGATAAAGAATTTATTACCCCAGCACATAAACACAATGACGGTGTGGACTATGTTCCGACTAAACCAAACGTTCTATTTGGTCATCATTTCGCGTCTATCGCTGGGCTTGCTCCAATTTTGGGACCTGCAGTAGCTGTAATTTGGGGTTGGCTTCCTGCAATGGTTTGGGTTGTATTGGGTGGAGTATTCATGGGTTGTGTACATGACTTTGGCGCACTCATTGTTTCCGTTCGCCACGATGCAAAATCAATTGGTCAAGTGGCTGAAGATTTACTCGGACATAGAGCACGTTCTTTATTTCATATCATTATTTTCTTTTTAGTTTCTCTCGCTATGGGAGTGTTTGTATTAGTCATTGCCGGACTTTATTCAGCTCCACCAAAACCTATTGAAATAAAATCTCCGACTGTATTAGAGCAACCCGTTACAGTAAAGGAAGTAAAAGAAGGACACGACAGCGGAGATTTGCAAAAAAAGGAACCTACAAAAATCCAACTTAGAAGTAATTTTCCAGAATCAGTAACTCCAACTTTAGTATTGATGCTTTTAGCGGTTATCGTTGGTTACCTCCACTATAAAAAATCTTATCCTCTTGGTCCACTCACTGTTCTCAGTTTTTTTATTACCCTTTTTGTAATCTACTTTAGTATGGATGAAAGTTTTCTCGGTTTTATCGGTTTAAATGATATAGATAGGGCACCTTCGACTGATGCTTGGAAATTAATTTTGCTGGCCTATGCATTTTTAGCTTCTGTAACACCAGTCTGGTTATTATTACAAAGTAGAGATTATATAAATTCATTCTTGCTCTATTTGGGGATAATCCTAATTTATCTCGGTTACTTTATAGGAAGTATCAATGGAAATTTTCCGAGTTTTAACGCGGCTCCCCTTCGAACTGAGGAAATCGGAATGGATATTCTACCATTTGTATTTATTACAATCGCTTGCGGTGCCATTTCTGGATTTCATGCACTCGTAAGCTCTGGAACTACAGCCAAACAAATCAATGTAGAAAAAGATGCACGGGTCATTGGGTATGGCGGAATGATTGGCGAGTCTCTTCTTGGGCTAACAGCCGTTATCGCCTGCACAATTGGATTTTCTTCCATGGAAGAATGGAATTCTTATTATAAATCTTGGTCTGGTTTACAAGGATTAAACGTTCAAGTTGGAGCATACATCTATGGAACAAGTCGTTTTTTAGGTCAACTTGGAATTCCAGAAAAATTTGGACAAGGATTTATCGCACTAATTGTAATCAGTTTTGCACTCACATCTTTAGATTCAGCGACCCGACTCCTTAGATACAACATCGAAGAAATCGTTCATTCTATTGGTTCAAAACCCCTCAATCTACTACTTGCAAATCGTTACTCATCTAGCATTCTAGCTTGTGCTTCCATTGCATTCTTTGCATTTCTCAAAATAAATGTAAATGGACAAATGAAACCAGCAGGGCTTGCACTCTGGAAAGTATTCGGAACTACAAACCAACTACTTGCCGGTTTATCATTGTTAGTCGTATTTATTTATTTATTAAAATCCAAAAAACCAACGATCAATATATTCATTCCAATGATATTTGTATTACTTGTTACCCTGTGGGCAATGGTTGGAAACTTTTTAGAATTTGTGTCTGGAGCTACACCAAATTATCTGCTTGCTTGCGTGGGTGGAATATTAATAGTACTGACAGTTTGGCTTTTGGTAGAAGGAATATTAGTTTGGAAAAAAATAAAAAAAGTCAATTAAAATCCTGAATCGCACTCCCTTCCGAATCATAGAGTTTAAAACTTAAGTCTAGCTTAGTTAGGGCAAACAAACGTTTTACTTCATCACTTAAATCAGCAAATTTAATAGAGATACCTTTCTGTTGGCATTCAAAAAATAGATTCGTCAGAAATCCTAAACCAGAAGAATCAATAAAATGAACTTTTTTAAGATTAAATAAAATTTTAGAATTTTCACTACGAGTAAGTATTTTACAGAATTTTTTTAATTCAGGTACAGAATACAAATCCATGGAATTCTCTATACTTACTATATTTACACCACCAATAATTCTATGTGAAAAAGCCATTTTCTGTATCCTCTTACATTAACCTTCAAATAATACTTAATATTACTGATTCTATTTACCCGTTGCATAGGATCTTATACCATTTCGACTTATTTGAGATGGTTAGATACTATTCTTTTTGAAATGATATAAACATTTTGTTAAGTTCGAAATGAATAAATTGCATCTTGAATTGATTCATAAAATGCATAATTCTGAGATAATTTTGTAACAGCAAAAACTCTCTTTGCCTCTTTACTTAAACTCGCTAGTTTAATTTCAATTCCTTTCTGTTTACATTCAAAAAATAGATTCACGACCATACCAAGTCCCGATGAGTCTACAAATGTAACATTTTCCATGGAGATAATGATCTTACTATTAACCGACTTTAGCAATGATTTTGCAAATTTTTTTATTAACGGTGTAGAATATAAATCAATAGAACCTTCCAGACTAAGTATATCGACTCCGTTTTCTTCTCTATGAACATAACTCATTTAATTATTTATCTCCCATATCAATTAGGTCAATATTTTTCTTACTAAGATTATTTGTATAGCTTCATTTTCTACTTAATTTTTGTAACTTCTTTTGTTGACCACAGAGGCTCAGAGGCACGGTTTTTTTTGGAATTATGTCATTTTTAAGCGCATGAATCACTCGAATGAGAAGTGATGAAAAATTTTGATCCTGCTGCTCAGATTTCTAATTCTAAACAATGCTTTCTGCCAAACACTACTCCCTATAAACCCGTATATACCCAACGTCAAAAGAATTTTCCTTTTATTAAAAGATGGATATTCCCAATTGCCGAATAAAAGGTTCATTTAAAATGAATAGGTAATTACTTTTGGCAATTGGTATAAACAATTATTTTTTGTGTTAGAAATTTTATTGGAAATTGCTAAACTCAATGTATTTTACCATTCGTCTAAGAAATACAAAAAAAATGCTTAAAAACATAAATTTACTCGTTCATTGGATTTTTACTTGCATTTCTTTATTGTATTCCCCAATGTACTGAAGTCAGGAGATTTGTGATTAGAAAAGGATTATTTTTTAGTTTCAGAAGTAGAAAACTCCCAGCTTTTCAATTTAAAGATGCAGAATTATCCAACTAGCGAATCAAAAATTTTACTAGATAAACCACAAATTTTAATTGTGGATGACGATCGTAAAACTTTTGAATTATTCAAAATCGCACTGGAAAATAAATACGAACTTACCTTTTGTTCAAACGAATTAGAAATATTTGAACAAATTAATTTTCCTTTTTCCGCAGCCATTATAAACATAAAGTTGGAAACCAAAAATGAATTCAAAACCATTCAAGAAATTAAAAATAAAAACATAAATATTCCTATTATTTTTCATTCAGACTATAAAGACTCAATCAATACAATCATAATTAAAAATGAATATAAACCGTTCGCATACGTTATAAAAGAAGAAAACTTTAACAAA is a window of Leptospiraceae bacterium DNA encoding:
- a CDS encoding ISAs1 family transposase, which codes for MNEQLNIYEHFNELIDPRIERGRKHLLVDIIFVAIVSIISGADDWNEIEEFGNLKIEWLRKFIKLENGIPSHDTFNRVFSLLDPKKFSELAMELFNPNIVEGLDLISIDGKTERRSVDKKNNKFPIHIVSAWSSRNGISLGQIKVNEKSNEITAIPELLSQIKVKNSIVSIDAMGCQKKITEKIIEQKGDYAIALKENQPTVYKEVLNYFEQQLLSGFERVNVGYSMTEQKGHGRIEKENTGYYPILIGFLRKTNGRD
- a CDS encoding ISAs1 family transposase → MEGIKKCRNGSFRARIPRKKSIESRYFISSLTNPELFQKSVRTHWQIENSCHWILDVVFREDDSRIRAGYAAENFSIIRKIALNFLKNDTTIKIGVKGKRRAAGWDDKYRSKIIGF
- a CDS encoding ImmA/IrrE family metallo-endopeptidase, which produces MEKEQELNISAIQTKMATLGFSQSSLATKLDVSKEIVSKWLSGKKFPRPLHLFKLAQILLLKFEEILITLPDPNTPVVAYRKNKNSKTKDEHILKAQEMGRYLKNLVPFLPFDVSYKPATLLNPRNDFSYIQKEAHKVRASFKLNPDDILDSQKILQLFSEYHAVIIPVLWGDKKNHDNALHIYLPDSRTTWIYLNLNSNQYDFKFWMIHEFAHILATDLTGEEGEDFADAFAAELLYPISVAEMDYALIQENPAKAISIILKIAKKFEVSPVTVEKQINKFATLHKKDKLKINIHPTATNFNKSSKTIAELLFKTNQPLAKDFISISSKHFKTDVFSVLRSYYKSENYSTGYLQNIFNLTFIDAKSILDEIQHGTK
- a CDS encoding DNA-binding protein, with the protein product MAQSRILIDTNSYLRIASVIHPLLRQEFGVEKYCIYSLPDLEKEMTNNLELQSKFKWFMESKFKENRKNILFLSKKQLQEIEDRIAFLIHATKNLNLFNVSLTDIRCIAYGWILDVPVVTEDKDMTKLANEFEIKIIKTLDLIKLMYHAKYVSKQKLLELKKYLKSINEYPKSYDIFFNSIQ
- a CDS encoding DEAD/DEAH box helicase family protein, producing the protein MSITFYKTHEKQLEKILQDYKKKISKSDNELFTDPSISHFKRFETELFKHKLRPYQMEALYILDALYTQSKSDKDIKKLYEKLLESHGKENPVKIPFIGYEMATGSGKTTLMGACICYLLEQGIKNFLIITPKSLDIYNKTIRNFTKGGADSIWDREAPVKFNLITGDDYNHLQFNSDKDFNLFIFNIDKFGPNANKTSKEWESSYFKDKNGNTISVKEFLENEDLAIITDEAHHSQSQSAGGSGNIRVVAKLEIS
- a CDS encoding transposase, which codes for MGNYFWRLVYLSNTVQGSMHDFVLMKETLVKNYLPSEMKVYVDTGFLGFQKLSPDLNIFMPKKKPKSRTLFQYEKKQNRKISKLRILVEHAIGGIKRLRGVTDVFRNIKKGFSDLIMNICCGLWNLNLKKF
- a CDS encoding nuclease — encoded protein: MNSKPTGISTPTYNSILKDISLIYENAQSEGDGNWNKTNLFAHWKIGERIIEVEQGQKERAAYGDMVLKQLSKDLNRKFGKGFSDRNLRYMRKFYQTYKMKEVQSVLSWSHYRELLLVDDSSVRIKLENQAIRERWSQLELQKRVKLAIAGKGEKTESEKQDEPIKDSLKRPLMRLYLYRTLRKFSSDLEQSVPNLDLGFSIRLKVNRYYAFLSSNGSDLNKLKVGSVIESRKKGNSYYFESISSSKEMFTYKAYLERVIDGDTLLVTIDLGFSVFIEQRLRLRGLNAPELGTSKGNATKKFVESRLMDCDFLIIKTHGADKYDRYLVDVFYLGGVDNEDKVLRDGTFLNNELLEEGLVGFVT